From the genome of Buchnera aphidicola (Muscaphis stroyani), one region includes:
- the bioA gene encoding adenosylmethionine--8-amino-7-oxononanoate transaminase, producing the protein MSQSNIFFDRKHIWHPYSSMVKPLPCYIIKSAKGVYLKLKHGSSIIDGMSSWWSTIHGYNHPILNNALKNQIKKMSHIMFGGITHPSAISLCRKLISLTPKKLDCVFLSDSGSVAIEVAIKMLIQYWRSLGQKRKLFLTIRDGYHGDTFAAMSISDPKNSIHRIYHNFLPKNLFAKSPISAFNKTWNSNDLISFKYLIEKNSSKIAGVILEPIVQGVGGMNFYHPNYLKKIKILCDYYHIPIVFDEIATGFGRTGKLFAFEHANVIPDILCLGKAITGGTITLAATLTSRKIANIISESKIGCFMHGPTYMANPLACAVANANIKMIQTNKWKIQVSNIEKQLCDSLLPLISHPRVIDARVLGAIGVIECSKLINIAMIQKFFVKKGVWIRPFKKLIYIVPPYIINSNQLKMLTDAISVALNNSAFFI; encoded by the coding sequence ATGAGTCAATCTAATATATTTTTTGACCGAAAGCACATTTGGCACCCTTATTCATCAATGGTGAAACCCCTTCCTTGCTATATTATTAAATCCGCTAAAGGGGTTTATTTAAAATTAAAGCATGGAAGTAGTATAATAGATGGCATGTCTTCATGGTGGTCAACTATACATGGCTATAATCATCCAATTTTAAATAATGCTTTAAAGAATCAAATAAAAAAAATGTCTCATATCATGTTTGGTGGTATTACCCATCCTTCAGCCATTTCGCTTTGTCGTAAATTAATTTCTTTAACACCGAAAAAATTAGACTGTGTTTTTTTATCTGATTCAGGATCAGTAGCTATTGAAGTAGCAATAAAAATGTTAATACAATATTGGCGATCTTTAGGTCAAAAGAGAAAATTATTTTTAACCATACGTGATGGTTATCATGGTGATACCTTTGCTGCAATGTCAATTTCAGATCCTAAAAATTCTATTCATAGAATATATCATAATTTTTTACCAAAAAACTTATTTGCTAAATCACCTATTTCTGCTTTTAATAAAACGTGGAATTCTAATGATTTAATATCTTTTAAATATTTAATAGAAAAAAATTCATCCAAAATAGCAGGTGTTATATTAGAACCTATAGTTCAAGGTGTTGGAGGAATGAATTTTTATCATCCCAATTATTTAAAAAAAATAAAAATTTTATGTGATTATTATCATATTCCAATAGTTTTTGATGAAATTGCAACTGGTTTTGGTCGAACAGGAAAACTGTTTGCTTTTGAGCATGCAAATGTTATACCAGATATACTATGTTTAGGAAAAGCAATTACGGGAGGAACTATTACTTTAGCTGCTACTTTAACGTCAAGAAAAATAGCAAACATTATTAGTGAAAGTAAAATAGGGTGCTTTATGCATGGTCCAACTTATATGGCAAATCCATTGGCTTGTGCAGTAGCGAATGCTAATATAAAAATGATTCAAACAAATAAATGGAAGATTCAGGTATCTAACATCGAAAAACAATTATGTGACTCTTTACTTCCACTAATAAGTCATCCTCGAGTTATTGACGCTCGCGTTTTAGGAGCTATCGGAGTAATTGAATGCTCCAAGCTCATTAATATAGCTATGATACAAAAGTTTTTTGTAAAAAAAGGCGTATGGATTAGACCATTTAAAAAACTGATTTATATTGTTCCACCTTATATTATTAATTCAAATCAACTTAAGATGCTTACAGACGCTATATCTGTTGCTTTAAATAATAGCGCATTTTTTATATAA
- the pgl gene encoding 6-phosphogluconolactonase — MKHTVYISAPKSHGIDVWNLNKNGEMNFIQKVKTDGEVQPISIIKNKNLLYAGIRPKNRIIIYDIDKNGCLKKNNESFLPGNPNYIAFDEKKEFLFCSSYNSNCISVSQLDQFNIPKKPIQIIYDIQGCHASEMNYKYNMLFVTALKEDCIYLYELTEFGILRNTEQILMRTLKKSGPRHICFHPNQDVFYTINELNGTIDVWYINKKSYKVTIKNIQNINILPNYSSKMYWSSDIHLTSCGRFLYVSDRILNIISLFHVDTSNNCQITFFRYYKTKKQPRSFCINPTDKYLIVASQISNTCTVYHISSNTGELEKLNTYTTSKGPLWVYINEQKC; from the coding sequence ATGAAACATACTGTTTATATTTCCGCTCCAAAAAGTCATGGAATAGACGTATGGAATTTAAATAAAAATGGAGAAATGAATTTTATACAAAAAGTAAAAACTGATGGAGAAGTTCAACCCATATCTATTATTAAAAATAAAAATTTGTTATACGCTGGAATTCGACCTAAAAATCGAATTATTATATATGATATAGATAAAAATGGTTGTTTAAAAAAAAATAATGAAAGTTTTTTACCTGGAAACCCAAATTATATTGCTTTTGATGAAAAAAAAGAGTTTTTATTTTGTAGTTCATACAATTCAAATTGTATCAGCGTTAGTCAGTTAGATCAATTTAATATTCCTAAAAAACCAATTCAAATCATATATGATATACAAGGTTGTCACGCATCTGAAATGAATTACAAGTACAACATGTTATTTGTCACAGCCCTTAAAGAAGATTGCATTTATTTATATGAACTGACTGAATTTGGAATACTAAGAAATACAGAACAAATTTTAATGAGAACGTTAAAAAAATCAGGACCTCGTCATATTTGTTTTCATCCTAATCAAGATGTTTTTTATACAATCAACGAATTGAATGGAACTATCGATGTATGGTACATAAATAAAAAAAGTTATAAAGTAACAATAAAAAACATACAAAATATTAATATTTTACCAAATTATTCCTCAAAAATGTATTGGTCTTCTGATATTCACTTAACTTCATGTGGCCGTTTTTTATATGTGTCTGATCGTATTTTAAATATTATTTCATTGTTTCATGTTGATACTAGTAATAATTGTCAGATAACTTTTTTTAGATATTACAAAACAAAGAAGCAGCCTCGCAGTTTTTGCATTAATCCTACTGATAAGTATTTAATAGTAGCTAGTCAAATTTCTAATACATGTACTGTATATCATATATCTTCTAACACCGGAGAACTTGAAAAATTAAATACATACACAACAAGTAAAGGGCCATTATGGGTTTATATAAATGAACAAAAATGTTAA
- the mfd gene encoding transcription-repair coupling factor: protein MLEDGKKENNIRCIIDIENKYNDILNENLSQLNFNDPVVHIDHGIGRYQGLITIETDGVQSEYLVILYAEENKLYLPISYLHLVSPYTGTQKNNAPLHRLGGESWKKEKKKISKHLCDYAAKLLDIYSKRKSQKGFSFQKKEKKYNLFCKDFPFNTTPDQKKVITSVLEDMYKRTPMDRLVCGDVGFGKTEVAMRASFLSVLNHKQVAILVPTTLLAQQHFSNFKKRFSRWPYIIDILSRFRTQKEQSLILRNVEKGKINILIGTHKLLLKNINWYDLGLLIIDEEHRFGVNHKEIIKKLHSNVDTLTLTATPIPRTLNMAMIGIKKLSIIAHPPSERLTIKTFVQQYSSILVRKSILFEISRGGQVYYVYNKVRKINQIARKLKILIPEATIEIAHGQMNKVQLKKIMNDFYYNQFNVLVCTTIIESGIDIPRVNTIIVENADHFGLSQLHQLRGRVGRSNYQAYAWFFVNDIKYATSEAKQRLEAISSNNHLSSGLHLSNRDLEIRGVGELLGKEQSGHINNIGYSLYMKLLKRSIHSLKKRKYLSLDELFKEKPKIELCVPSFLPDSYVLDINTRLCFYKKIAVVENEKELKKIKYQLENAFGKLPKIAENLILIAHLRLMSQEIGIKSIKLNKNGGILKFRANNLINIKYLLNIFQKNPNHWKMEGPTKLRFIQVLKDDYLRINWITQLLKNIKKNLILNK, encoded by the coding sequence ATGTTAGAAGATGGTAAAAAAGAAAACAATATCAGGTGTATTATAGATATTGAAAACAAATATAATGATATACTTAATGAAAATTTATCTCAATTAAATTTTAACGATCCGGTTGTGCACATTGATCATGGTATTGGAAGATACCAAGGACTAATTACTATAGAAACAGATGGAGTACAATCTGAATACTTAGTTATATTATATGCAGAAGAAAATAAATTGTATCTTCCTATTTCATATCTCCACCTTGTATCTCCTTATACTGGAACTCAAAAAAATAATGCTCCACTTCACAGATTAGGTGGAGAATCGTGGAAAAAAGAAAAAAAGAAAATTAGTAAACACTTATGTGATTATGCAGCAAAATTATTAGATATTTACTCTAAAAGAAAGTCTCAAAAAGGATTTTCATTTCAAAAAAAAGAAAAAAAATATAATCTTTTTTGTAAAGATTTTCCATTTAACACAACGCCAGATCAAAAAAAAGTCATTACATCAGTCCTAGAAGATATGTATAAACGCACCCCTATGGATCGTTTAGTTTGTGGTGATGTAGGATTTGGAAAAACAGAAGTTGCTATGAGAGCATCTTTTTTATCTGTTTTAAATCATAAACAAGTAGCTATCTTAGTACCTACAACTTTATTAGCTCAACAGCATTTTAGCAATTTTAAAAAACGCTTTTCTAGATGGCCTTATATTATTGACATACTATCTCGATTTAGAACTCAAAAAGAACAAAGTTTAATATTAAGGAATGTTGAAAAAGGAAAAATTAACATTTTAATAGGTACTCATAAACTGTTATTGAAAAATATAAATTGGTACGATTTAGGTTTATTAATTATCGATGAAGAACACAGATTTGGTGTCAACCATAAAGAAATAATTAAAAAATTGCATTCAAATGTTGATACGTTAACTTTAACAGCTACACCTATACCAAGAACTTTAAATATGGCTATGATAGGTATAAAAAAATTGTCAATTATAGCACATCCGCCCTCTGAAAGACTAACAATTAAAACTTTTGTTCAACAATATAGTTCTATCTTAGTTAGAAAATCTATTCTATTTGAAATATCAAGAGGCGGACAAGTTTATTATGTATATAATAAAGTTAGAAAAATCAACCAAATTGCCAGAAAATTAAAAATTTTAATTCCTGAAGCTACTATTGAAATAGCACATGGACAAATGAATAAAGTACAATTAAAAAAAATTATGAATGACTTTTATTATAATCAATTTAATGTTTTAGTTTGTACTACAATTATTGAAAGTGGAATTGATATACCAAGAGTTAATACAATTATTGTTGAAAATGCAGATCATTTTGGTTTATCTCAGTTGCATCAACTTCGAGGAAGAGTTGGAAGATCAAATTATCAAGCTTATGCTTGGTTTTTTGTAAATGATATTAAATATGCTACGTCAGAAGCAAAACAAAGACTAGAAGCTATTTCATCAAATAATCATCTTTCATCAGGATTACATTTATCTAATAGAGACTTAGAAATTAGAGGAGTAGGTGAACTTTTAGGTAAAGAACAAAGCGGACATATAAACAATATAGGTTACTCGTTATATATGAAACTACTAAAACGTTCGATTCATTCGTTAAAAAAAAGAAAATACTTATCATTAGACGAACTATTTAAAGAAAAACCTAAAATCGAATTGTGTGTTCCTTCTTTTTTACCTGATAGTTATGTTTTAGATATTAATACAAGATTATGTTTTTATAAAAAAATTGCAGTTGTTGAAAATGAAAAAGAATTAAAAAAGATTAAATATCAATTAGAGAATGCATTTGGAAAATTGCCAAAAATCGCTGAAAATTTGATTTTAATTGCTCATCTTCGATTAATGTCGCAAGAAATTGGTATTAAATCGATAAAATTAAATAAAAATGGAGGAATTTTAAAATTTCGTGCTAATAATTTAATAAACATTAAATATCTTTTGAACATATTTCAAAAAAATCCAAATCATTGGAAAATGGAAGGTCCAACAAAGTTGAGATTTATTCAGGTTTTGAAAGATGATTATTTACGAATTAATTGGATTACTCAATTGTTAAAAAATATCAAAAAAAATCTTATATTGAATAAATAA